From Bacteroidota bacterium, a single genomic window includes:
- a CDS encoding SirB2 family protein, protein MDSNLLARIHGISVMLFLLTYVIKTILLFTSKDMLANYSKKTKVPEMIISTLFLVTGIWLFVIVGGIKTLYIIKLVFVFLSIPIAIVAFKKQNKGLALLSLVLIVGAYGMAEAGKNKPFIPAKVALSGNATAENSTGAKLYFENCAFCHGADGKKLYRGAKDLTISPFGYDDIVQMVREGSKGKMPGYTVTLSDDEIAAVSKFVQNLKTPMGPQE, encoded by the coding sequence ATGGACTCAAATTTACTTGCCCGGATTCACGGAATTTCTGTGATGCTTTTTTTACTGACGTATGTGATCAAGACTATTTTACTTTTTACGAGTAAAGATATGCTGGCAAACTACAGTAAAAAAACGAAGGTTCCAGAAATGATCATCAGCACACTTTTTCTTGTGACAGGAATCTGGCTGTTCGTAATTGTAGGTGGAATAAAGACGCTGTATATCATTAAACTTGTTTTTGTATTTCTGAGTATTCCGATTGCAATTGTTGCATTCAAGAAACAAAACAAAGGCCTGGCTTTACTTTCACTAGTATTGATCGTAGGAGCTTATGGAATGGCAGAAGCAGGAAAGAATAAACCGTTTATCCCGGCAAAAGTTGCACTGTCCGGAAATGCGACAGCAGAGAATAGTACAGGTGCAAAATTGTATTTTGAAAATTGCGCCTTTTGCCATGGTGCTGATGGAAAAAAATTATACCGTGGAGCTAAAGATCTTACGATCTCTCCCTTCGGTTACGATGACATTGTACAAATGGTCCGTGAAGGAAGCAAAGGAAAGATGCCCGGATATACTGTAACTCTCAGTGATGATGAAATTGCTGCTGTATCGAAATTTGTACAAAACTTAAAAACACCGATGGGTCCACAAGAATAA
- a CDS encoding amidohydrolase family protein — translation MRRLFTFIFLVLSMMESYSQETFPVNGTDDPRHTIYAFKNAVLHVDYKTSVSGATMLIQDGKILNSGAGISIPSNAVVFDLNGKHIYPGLIDIFSDYGMTEVKRTPDFDRSPQFISNTKGAYNWNQAVRAEYDAFRTFNADSKKAEELRKLGFGSVMSVLRDGVVRGTSTFVLLGDERENEMILRDRAASNFSFNKGSSTQDYPSSLMGSIALIRQTYLDAEWYSSGGYKEEFNISLDAFNKNKNLPQIFEVSDKQNALRADRIGTEFGVDYIIKGSGDEYERIEEIKNTGSALIIPLNFPEGYDFSDPYEAVNVSLRQMKAWELAPANAGVVAGKKIPFAITLSDLKNKSDFWKNLRKAIENGLTEEDAIKALTYSPAQFLKLDDQIGSLKNSMLANFIITSTNLTNKDNQIFENWINGKRYQIVDPSFKDVRGNYSLSIDNIKPLRIKIGGEVNTPEAFVYEDTTSTKISFSRQGQTVTMQVELKKTEPKGIYRLTGETIGSVWTGNVLLPSADWGKWTMKFDSAFIAPVSKNDTAKKDTVRAPVYFPNMAYGWKQLPQAKTYLIKNATVWTNEQDGILKNTDVLIENGKIKQVGKNIAAPAGCEVTDGTNMHVTPGIIDEHSHIAVSDAVNEGTQSSTAEVRIGDVVDADDIQIYRQLAGGVTTSHLLHGSANAIGGQTQLIKLRWGQSPEKMKFEGAPGFIKFALGENVKQSNWGEKQVVRFPQTRMGVEQVYLDFFTKASIYNAKMNLNSASNKKPAGTNSIPVRRDLELDALVEIMKGKRFITCHSYVQSEINMLIHVADSFGFKVNTFTHILEGYKVADKMKAHGVSGASTFSDWWAYKFEVYEAIPYNGPIMHNVGLNVSYNSDDAEMARRLNQEAAKAVMYGGVSEEEAFKFVTLNPAKMLHIDDRTGSLKAGKDGDVVVWNENPLSVYAKPIQTYVDGIKYFDIKQDEILRKEIVSEKARLMKKMTDAKNKGESTQKPAFKALELKHCNDHEISMPH, via the coding sequence ATGAGAAGATTATTTACGTTTATATTTCTGGTATTATCGATGATGGAATCCTATTCACAGGAAACATTTCCGGTGAATGGCACCGACGACCCGCGACATACTATTTATGCATTTAAAAATGCAGTACTGCATGTTGACTATAAGACTTCTGTTTCTGGTGCAACAATGCTGATTCAGGATGGAAAGATCTTAAACTCAGGAGCAGGAATTTCTATTCCTTCGAATGCTGTTGTCTTCGACCTGAATGGAAAACATATCTATCCCGGACTGATCGATATCTTCAGCGATTATGGAATGACGGAAGTAAAACGTACTCCTGACTTTGACCGTTCACCACAATTTATTTCAAATACGAAAGGCGCATATAACTGGAATCAGGCAGTACGTGCAGAGTATGATGCTTTCCGTACATTTAATGCAGATTCAAAAAAGGCCGAGGAGTTACGCAAACTTGGTTTTGGTTCTGTGATGAGTGTACTTCGTGATGGAGTAGTCAGAGGAACATCAACATTTGTTCTCTTAGGAGATGAACGCGAAAACGAAATGATTCTTCGGGATCGTGCTGCTTCAAATTTCTCATTTAACAAAGGAAGTTCGACTCAGGATTATCCATCATCACTGATGGGCTCCATAGCTCTCATTCGTCAGACTTATCTTGATGCTGAATGGTATAGTTCAGGTGGCTACAAGGAAGAATTCAATATTTCTCTTGATGCTTTTAACAAGAACAAAAACTTACCTCAGATCTTTGAAGTCAGTGATAAGCAAAATGCATTGCGGGCAGACAGGATCGGAACTGAGTTTGGAGTTGATTATATAATCAAAGGAAGTGGTGATGAATACGAACGAATCGAAGAGATCAAGAATACCGGAAGTGCTCTTATCATTCCATTAAATTTTCCTGAAGGTTATGATTTCTCTGATCCATATGAAGCTGTCAATGTTTCATTGCGTCAGATGAAAGCCTGGGAACTTGCTCCTGCAAATGCTGGTGTTGTTGCCGGTAAAAAAATTCCTTTTGCAATTACTCTTTCTGATCTGAAAAATAAATCAGACTTCTGGAAAAATCTGCGTAAGGCTATTGAAAACGGATTGACGGAAGAAGATGCGATAAAAGCATTAACTTATTCACCAGCACAATTCTTAAAACTTGATGATCAGATCGGAAGTTTGAAGAATTCTATGCTTGCAAATTTTATTATTACTTCTACGAATCTTACAAATAAAGACAATCAGATCTTTGAGAACTGGATCAATGGAAAAAGATATCAGATCGTTGATCCTTCTTTCAAAGATGTCCGTGGAAATTATTCTTTGTCGATTGATAACATCAAACCTTTACGGATTAAAATTGGTGGCGAAGTAAATACTCCGGAAGCATTTGTCTATGAAGACACGACTTCCACGAAAATATCTTTTTCCAGACAAGGCCAGACAGTAACAATGCAGGTTGAATTGAAAAAAACAGAGCCTAAGGGCATTTACCGGCTGACCGGTGAAACAATAGGATCTGTGTGGACGGGAAATGTATTATTGCCTTCTGCCGATTGGGGCAAATGGACAATGAAATTTGATTCGGCTTTTATTGCTCCGGTATCAAAAAACGATACAGCGAAAAAAGATACTGTTAGAGCTCCGGTTTACTTTCCGAATATGGCCTATGGCTGGAAACAATTACCACAGGCAAAAACATATTTGATAAAGAATGCAACTGTCTGGACAAATGAACAAGATGGGATATTAAAAAATACTGATGTTCTTATTGAAAATGGAAAGATCAAGCAGGTTGGAAAAAATATTGCAGCACCTGCGGGATGCGAAGTTACTGATGGTACAAATATGCACGTAACTCCCGGCATCATTGATGAACATTCACATATTGCAGTTTCTGATGCAGTAAATGAAGGAACACAATCTTCTACTGCTGAAGTTCGAATTGGTGATGTTGTTGATGCAGATGATATTCAGATCTACAGACAACTGGCCGGCGGGGTTACTACATCGCATTTATTACATGGAAGTGCAAATGCAATAGGGGGACAAACTCAACTGATAAAATTGCGTTGGGGGCAAAGTCCGGAGAAAATGAAATTCGAAGGCGCACCGGGATTTATCAAATTTGCTTTAGGTGAAAACGTAAAGCAAAGTAATTGGGGCGAGAAACAAGTCGTACGTTTTCCACAGACAAGAATGGGTGTTGAGCAGGTTTATCTTGACTTTTTTACTAAAGCAAGTATTTACAATGCAAAAATGAATTTGAATTCTGCGTCGAATAAAAAACCTGCGGGAACAAATTCAATTCCTGTTCGCCGTGATCTTGAATTGGATGCATTAGTTGAAATAATGAAAGGCAAACGATTTATTACCTGTCATAGTTATGTTCAGAGCGAGATCAATATGCTTATACATGTTGCTGATTCATTCGGATTTAAAGTAAATACATTCACTCATATTCTCGAAGGGTATAAAGTAGCAGACAAGATGAAAGCTCATGGAGTAAGTGGGGCTTCAACTTTCAGTGACTGGTGGGCTTATAAGTTTGAAGTGTATGAAGCAATACCATACAATGGTCCGATCATGCATAATGTTGGATTGAATGTATCCTACAATTCAGATGATGCAGAAATGGCTCGTCGATTGAATCAGGAAGCAGCGAAAGCAGTAATGTATGGTGGAGTAAGTGAAGAAGAAGCGTTTAAATTTGTTACACTCAATCCTGCGAAGATGTTGCACATCGATGACCGCACAGGAAGTTTGAAAGCCGGCAAAGATGGTGATGTTGTTGTGTGGAATGAGAATCCACTTTCGGTCTATGCAAAACCAATTCAGACTTACGTTGATGGAATTAAATATTTCGACATAAAGCAAGATGAGATCTTACGCAAAGAGATCGTGTCGGAAAAAGCAAGATTAATGAAGAAGATGACAGATGCAAAGAACAAAGGCGAGTCGACTCAAAAACCCGCATTCAAAGCTCTGGAGTTAAAACATTGTAATGATCACGAAATATCAATGCCTCATTGA
- a CDS encoding LysM peptidoglycan-binding domain-containing protein, protein MFKQKGQYMKRISNLLLSAAILSVSVFSIAPVNAQLINEQQNVIPDSYDPIAATLDSLLNLSYVQRLNSNSAYGFTSSNFRPQEVPVYSGDVIAKRMEKIQTPIPLTYNSMVKDYIDMYAVRKRGLTERVMGLSNLYFPMYEQILDQQGLPVEFKYLSIVESALNPMAVSHCGATGLWQFMFATGKLYDLKINSMIDERRDPEKSTYAACQYFKDMYAIYNDWLLVIAAYNCGAGNVNKAIARSGGKRTFWEICNYLPKETRGYVPAFIAVTYLMSYPAEHNLTPVAPALTYFDADTVMVDQKVSLKAIADATNTPLDMIQYLNPIYKRGVVPVSDEPMVVKLPSNKINTYLANLSSIYKPAEDSYTATFASSEKVNVSSDGNDEIRKTHKVRRGDNLQSIAKRYSCSVTELKKWNRLKSTRLKAGQYLTVFVPEKKAPAKLAEKTETVKPASTLIANQSTDSTNGSRFVYHVVAPGDTLWKIAQRYEGMTVDQIKEMNQLQSNDLKVGTRIKVKVQG, encoded by the coding sequence GTGTTTAAACAGAAGGGACAATACATGAAGCGAATTTCCAATTTACTTTTATCCGCAGCGATACTTTCTGTATCGGTGTTTTCTATTGCACCGGTCAACGCTCAGTTGATCAACGAACAACAAAACGTTATTCCGGATTCTTATGATCCGATTGCCGCAACTCTTGATAGCTTACTAAACCTTAGTTACGTTCAGCGACTAAACTCTAATTCAGCATATGGTTTTACGTCAAGTAATTTCCGTCCGCAGGAAGTGCCGGTTTATTCGGGCGATGTGATCGCAAAGCGAATGGAGAAAATCCAGACACCAATCCCTCTTACATATAATTCAATGGTGAAAGATTACATTGATATGTATGCGGTTCGTAAGCGTGGCTTAACGGAAAGAGTAATGGGACTTTCGAATTTGTATTTTCCTATGTACGAACAGATCCTCGATCAGCAGGGTTTGCCGGTTGAATTCAAATATCTTTCTATCGTTGAAAGTGCGTTGAATCCAATGGCGGTTTCACATTGCGGTGCAACAGGCTTGTGGCAATTTATGTTTGCTACCGGAAAATTATACGATCTGAAAATTAATTCAATGATCGACGAACGTCGTGATCCTGAAAAATCTACTTATGCTGCATGTCAGTATTTCAAAGACATGTATGCAATCTATAACGACTGGCTTTTAGTAATTGCAGCTTACAACTGCGGTGCAGGAAATGTCAACAAAGCAATTGCACGCAGCGGAGGTAAAAGAACGTTCTGGGAAATTTGTAATTACCTGCCAAAAGAAACTCGTGGTTATGTTCCTGCATTCATTGCTGTTACTTACCTGATGTCTTATCCGGCTGAACACAATCTTACTCCTGTCGCTCCTGCACTTACTTACTTTGATGCAGATACAGTAATGGTCGATCAGAAAGTTTCATTGAAAGCTATTGCCGATGCAACGAACACTCCACTCGACATGATTCAATATCTGAATCCGATTTACAAACGTGGTGTCGTTCCTGTTTCTGATGAGCCAATGGTTGTAAAACTTCCATCCAATAAGATCAACACTTATCTGGCTAATTTATCTTCGATATACAAACCTGCCGAAGACAGCTACACTGCAACTTTTGCATCAAGCGAAAAAGTAAATGTAAGTTCTGATGGAAATGATGAGATCCGCAAAACACATAAAGTAAGAAGAGGCGATAATTTACAATCAATTGCAAAACGATATTCTTGTTCCGTTACAGAATTAAAAAAATGGAATCGTTTAAAGTCTACACGACTAAAAGCAGGACAATACCTGACAGTTTTTGTTCCTGAGAAAAAAGCTCCTGCTAAACTTGCTGAAAAAACTGAGACTGTAAAACCTGCAAGTACTCTTATAGCAAATCAAAGCACTGATTCAACAAACGGCAGCCGCTTTGTTTATCATGTTGTAGCACCCGGTGACACACTGTGGAAAATTGCTCAACGTTATGAGGGGATGACTGTAGACCAGATTAAAGAAATGAATCAACTACAGTCCAACGACCTTAAGGTAGGTACACGAATCAAAGTAAAGGTTCAAGGGTAA
- the hflX gene encoding GTPase HflX, translated as MKETAVLVGLINKNQNEEQVNEYLDELAFLAETAGAETLKRFTQKLEHPDSRTFIGSGKLEQIRVFMVENDVKLAIFDDELSGSQIRNIEKVLDCRVLDRNNLILDIFANRARTAQAKAQVELAQYQYLLPRLTRMWTHLEKQRGGIGMRGPGESEIETDRRVIKDKLSKLKLKLKEFEKQSQTQRKQRGEMVRVALVGYTNVGKSTLMTLLSKSEVFAEDKLFATLDTTVRKIVYDRIPFLLSDTVGFIRKLPHDLIESFKSTLDEVREADILLHVVDISHPQFEDQINVVNQTLVDIKASDKKVILVLNKIDAYKWVEKEEDDLTPSTRENISLEELKRSWMSRIDLNCIFISAAKKTNIEELREKILKEVKAVHYKRYPNAIQ; from the coding sequence ATGAAAGAAACAGCGGTACTTGTAGGGTTGATCAATAAAAATCAGAATGAAGAACAAGTAAATGAATATTTGGATGAACTGGCATTTCTTGCAGAGACGGCAGGAGCTGAAACATTAAAACGTTTTACTCAGAAACTTGAGCATCCGGATTCAAGAACATTTATCGGTAGCGGTAAACTTGAGCAGATCCGTGTTTTCATGGTAGAGAATGATGTTAAACTTGCAATCTTTGATGATGAGTTAAGTGGTTCACAGATCAGGAATATTGAAAAGGTACTTGACTGCAGAGTTCTGGACAGAAACAATCTGATCCTTGATATTTTTGCAAATCGTGCACGAACAGCACAGGCAAAAGCGCAAGTAGAATTAGCACAATATCAGTATTTACTACCACGACTTACACGTATGTGGACTCACTTAGAGAAACAACGTGGTGGTATTGGTATGCGTGGTCCGGGTGAATCGGAGATTGAAACCGATCGCCGTGTAATTAAAGACAAGCTATCAAAATTAAAACTCAAACTGAAAGAATTTGAAAAGCAAAGTCAGACGCAAAGAAAGCAGCGTGGCGAAATGGTACGCGTTGCGCTTGTTGGATATACCAACGTCGGTAAGTCAACGTTGATGACTTTGTTAAGCAAAAGCGAAGTCTTTGCAGAAGATAAATTATTTGCAACTCTTGATACTACGGTACGCAAGATCGTTTACGACAGAATTCCATTTTTACTTTCAGACACTGTTGGTTTCATCCGTAAACTTCCGCATGATCTGATCGAATCATTTAAGTCGACGCTCGATGAAGTTCGCGAAGCTGATATACTTTTACATGTTGTCGATATTTCACATCCACAATTCGAAGATCAGATCAATGTTGTGAATCAAACTTTAGTAGACATTAAAGCAAGTGATAAAAAAGTTATTCTGGTTTTAAACAAGATCGATGCATACAAATGGGTTGAAAAAGAAGAAGATGATCTTACTCCGAGTACGAGAGAAAATATTTCTTTAGAAGAACTGAAACGCAGCTGGATGAGCCGGATTGATTTGAATTGTATTTTTATTTCTGCAGCTAAAAAAACTAACATTGAAGAATTGAGAGAAAAGATACTAAAAGAAGTTAAGGCTGTACATTACAAGAGGTATCCGAATGCAATACAATGA
- a CDS encoding N-acetyltransferase — MLQIRKSTSDDLKAILDIYNEAVLNTTATFDTTARTFEKQLEWYENHKANHPVFVAEENNVVVGWASLSPYSDRCAYDTTVEVSVYIHPDHRGKKIGSKLLEVITLEGLKVKNHTVISRITSDNLSSIHIHEKIGYRHVGTLKEVGVKFGKLLDVEIMQYLYK; from the coding sequence ATGTTACAAATTCGTAAATCTACAAGTGATGATTTAAAAGCAATTTTAGACATCTACAATGAGGCTGTTTTGAATACAACAGCAACTTTTGACACTACTGCAAGAACATTTGAAAAGCAATTGGAATGGTATGAAAATCATAAAGCCAATCATCCGGTTTTTGTTGCTGAAGAAAACAATGTTGTTGTAGGCTGGGCTTCATTAAGTCCATACAGTGATCGTTGCGCGTATGATACCACCGTTGAGGTCTCTGTGTATATTCATCCAGATCATAGGGGGAAGAAAATCGGTTCGAAGTTACTGGAAGTAATTACACTTGAAGGTCTGAAAGTAAAAAATCATACTGTGATTTCGCGAATAACGAGTGACAATTTATCCAGTATTCATATTCATGAAAAGATCGGATATCGTCATGTCGGTACACTAAAAGAAGTCGGAGTCAAATTCGGAAAATTACTTGATGTAGAGATCATGCAATATCTTTACAAATAA
- a CDS encoding T9SS type A sorting domain-containing protein has translation MKKLITLLIIIILASNVHGQYTSIGHRAETFFDSSRTRSITCDIYYPADVSGTNVSVVSDTFHFPVLVFGHGFVMSTSSYSSLRDSLVLQGYIMALPTTESGFAPSHLDFGKDIAFISEQIQLSNLNGADLFFNRVADATCVMGHSMGGGASFLSTQFYSGITAIANLAAAETNPSAVTAASLLTIPALLIAGENDCITPVATNQLLMYNAIQSPCKNLISINGASHCQMGDSNFNCSLGEATCSPAPSISREVQQQKVLSYLSLWLDAVLKQNCQSGIDFETTRNSDTTISYFQSCNLCSSVSDNEMDNDIVAIYPNPFDDLVNISFKNENATIEIAVHDISGRLLFSQVKSTQETYELRLSGLTSGVYFVRIRINDIFQKRILIKIKKALIAMAPFLFFK, from the coding sequence ATGAAAAAATTAATTACGCTTTTGATAATAATAATTCTGGCTAGTAATGTTCACGGTCAATATACTTCAATCGGCCATCGGGCAGAAACGTTTTTTGACAGTTCAAGAACCAGATCGATCACTTGTGATATCTATTATCCTGCCGATGTTTCCGGAACAAATGTTTCAGTTGTTTCGGATACGTTTCATTTTCCTGTTCTTGTGTTCGGACATGGTTTTGTAATGTCTACAAGTTCTTATTCTTCATTACGGGATTCATTGGTCTTACAAGGATATATCATGGCACTTCCAACAACGGAATCAGGTTTTGCTCCCTCACACCTGGATTTCGGAAAGGACATTGCGTTTATCTCCGAACAAATTCAACTTAGTAACTTAAATGGTGCAGATCTGTTTTTCAATCGTGTTGCTGATGCTACTTGCGTCATGGGACATTCCATGGGAGGTGGTGCAAGTTTTTTATCGACTCAATTTTATTCAGGTATTACAGCAATTGCAAATCTTGCAGCTGCTGAAACAAATCCTTCTGCTGTAACTGCAGCTTCTTTACTAACTATTCCTGCATTATTGATAGCAGGTGAAAATGATTGCATCACTCCGGTTGCAACAAATCAATTGTTGATGTATAATGCAATTCAATCTCCCTGCAAAAATCTGATTTCAATAAATGGTGCCAGTCATTGTCAGATGGGTGATTCAAATTTTAATTGCAGTTTAGGTGAAGCAACATGTTCACCGGCACCTTCAATTTCCCGGGAAGTTCAACAGCAAAAAGTTCTTTCATATCTTTCTCTCTGGCTCGATGCGGTTCTTAAGCAAAACTGTCAGTCAGGAATTGATTTTGAAACAACAAGAAATTCCGATACGACAATATCTTATTTTCAGTCGTGCAATTTGTGCTCATCTGTTTCTGACAATGAAATGGATAATGACATTGTAGCTATTTACCCAAATCCTTTTGATGACTTAGTAAATATTTCTTTCAAAAATGAAAATGCTACTATTGAAATTGCAGTTCACGATATTTCAGGCAGACTACTTTTCAGTCAGGTGAAATCAACACAGGAGACTTATGAATTGCGCTTGTCGGGATTAACTTCCGGAGTTTACTTTGTTCGAATAAGGATCAATGATATATTTCAGAAAAGAATTCTGATAAAAATAAAAAAGGCGCTCATTGCTATGGCGCCTTTTTTATTTTTTAAGTAA
- a CDS encoding T9SS type A sorting domain-containing protein has protein sequence MKKSILFLFLMASTSVLFGQGILNPSFETWTSFTASGGSGEYPTGWTTSDSLTKASGGVQTAWRGLDPYEGANSLHLKSAVILFQGFNVTGPAVATNGIVSLNGFALAYSGGHADTTRARYYSGQYKYIPVGGDSGIVKVFLLKRNGSVRDTIAAGITSLEASATYRQFMVTMNFRDFTVQPDTALIIMQSANTALALGSTVNESELVIDSLTALGFVGVEELSGDVKSFSVYPSPASSFITLDAELRNPATLSYDLFDNNGRWIRSDKMNSSKETIEISDLAIGNYIVKLNANGKIIIAKQFAVTR, from the coding sequence ATGAAAAAATCAATACTATTCTTATTTCTAATGGCTTCAACATCTGTTTTGTTTGGCCAGGGAATCTTAAATCCAAGTTTTGAAACGTGGACATCGTTTACTGCTTCAGGCGGATCAGGTGAATATCCAACCGGTTGGACAACAAGTGACAGTTTAACAAAAGCAAGCGGTGGAGTTCAGACCGCCTGGAGAGGTTTAGATCCGTATGAAGGAGCTAACTCATTACATTTAAAATCTGCGGTAATTCTGTTTCAAGGATTCAATGTAACCGGACCTGCAGTTGCAACAAATGGTATTGTTTCATTAAATGGATTTGCATTAGCATACAGCGGAGGTCATGCAGATACAACAAGAGCAAGATACTATTCAGGTCAGTATAAATATATTCCCGTAGGTGGCGATTCAGGTATTGTGAAAGTTTTTCTTTTAAAAAGAAACGGTTCTGTAAGAGATACAATTGCAGCCGGAATAACTTCCCTTGAAGCATCTGCAACTTACCGCCAATTTATGGTTACAATGAATTTCCGTGATTTCACTGTGCAACCTGATACAGCTTTAATAATCATGCAGTCTGCAAATACTGCATTGGCGCTCGGTTCAACTGTAAATGAAAGTGAACTTGTAATCGATTCATTGACTGCATTAGGATTCGTTGGAGTAGAAGAGCTTTCCGGCGATGTGAAAAGTTTTTCTGTTTATCCATCACCGGCTTCTTCATTCATCACCCTCGATGCTGAACTGAGAAACCCGGCAACACTTTCTTATGACCTGTTCGACAACAACGGTCGCTGGATTCGTTCCGATAAAATGAATTCTTCAAAAGAAACAATTGAGATCTCGGATTTAGCGATTGGCAATTACATTGTAAAATTGAATGCTAATGGAAAGATAATTATTGCAAAGCAATTTGCAGTTACACGATAA